One Natrinema longum genomic window carries:
- a CDS encoding NAD-binding protein has protein sequence MVEDPSLRARLPENWQRVFTTRIAIVLVLLVALLSVATAVINIGTETVYGPLAEYIPEAVQDAAGFTGALTGFLMVGSALALRRGLRAGWWATLFLLPLTAAQGLLQTSQYSVPLVVVSLLAIPLLLLTRKRFDKPLSLTTTQIAAGSALVGVQLYGTIGGYALREHFDGINNILDAFYFTLITSSTVGYGDVTPNAESVQGMLFTMSVLILGVASFGIAIGALVGPVIQDRISKTLGKMTESQLQLLDEHILVLGYGELTEPIVDELADNGREFVVVTSDREATTELTERGISVVAGDPSDEEPLRRAKIDRAAAILVATNHDAQDALTILTARQLAPTTRIVAGATDRENTRKLERAGANSVISPAQLGGHLLVRSALGSDESDLIDRILERE, from the coding sequence ATGGTCGAGGACCCGTCGCTTCGAGCGCGATTGCCGGAGAACTGGCAGCGGGTGTTCACGACGCGGATCGCCATCGTCCTCGTTCTGCTCGTTGCCTTGCTTTCGGTCGCCACTGCGGTCATCAATATCGGGACCGAGACCGTCTACGGGCCACTTGCGGAGTACATCCCCGAGGCCGTCCAGGACGCTGCCGGCTTCACCGGCGCACTCACCGGATTCCTGATGGTCGGCAGTGCGCTCGCACTCCGGCGCGGACTCAGAGCCGGCTGGTGGGCAACGCTCTTTCTCTTGCCCCTGACCGCAGCGCAGGGACTGCTCCAGACCAGCCAGTACTCGGTCCCGCTGGTCGTCGTCTCACTGCTCGCGATTCCGCTCCTCCTGCTTACGCGCAAGCGATTCGACAAACCCCTCTCGCTTACGACGACGCAGATCGCGGCCGGCTCCGCACTCGTCGGCGTGCAACTCTACGGGACCATCGGCGGCTACGCCCTCAGGGAGCACTTCGACGGGATCAACAACATCCTCGACGCCTTCTACTTCACGCTGATTACCTCGAGTACGGTGGGATACGGCGACGTGACGCCGAACGCGGAGTCGGTCCAGGGGATGTTGTTTACGATGTCCGTGCTCATCCTGGGCGTCGCCAGTTTCGGTATCGCGATCGGGGCGCTCGTCGGACCGGTAATCCAGGACCGCATCTCGAAAACACTCGGAAAAATGACTGAATCACAGCTCCAACTCTTGGACGAGCACATCCTCGTGCTCGGCTACGGCGAACTGACGGAACCGATCGTCGACGAACTCGCGGACAACGGCCGGGAGTTCGTCGTCGTCACCAGCGATCGCGAAGCCACGACGGAGCTCACCGAACGCGGCATCTCGGTCGTCGCCGGCGATCCCAGCGACGAGGAGCCGCTTCGCCGCGCGAAGATCGATCGTGCGGCCGCGATCCTCGTCGCGACGAACCACGACGCACAGGACGCCCTTACCATCCTCACTGCTCGCCAGCTCGCGCCGACCACTCGCATCGTCGCGGGTGCGACCGACCGGGAGAACACCAGGAAACTCGAGCGCGCCGGCGCGAACTCGGTTATCAGTCCCGCACAGCTCGGTGGCCATCTGCTGGTTCGCTCGGCGCTGGGCAGCGACGAGAGCGATCTGATCGATCGGATCCTCGAACGGGAGTAG
- a CDS encoding universal stress protein gives MLEGARAWLRGVARRLRRLERRELDSFRRWLEHTGNLLHLSVLVFVPLLIAAVTWLANASAAISFLVFPPLASGTYTLFSDPEGKYSTPWKFVGGMTAGACCGWLALALSAAAGLDGGGVSAAGAAVGVFFTGGCTWALDLEEPTAFSTALLVLVTGNAQVAYVLGIVVSSAFVAAAFVVWRDRFYEQRARYLYGTMGGDDHVLVPMDDGDETVARFAASIAGAHDAGKVVLLDIVDETDAEQRRPDAHEDERRGETDPAEQAATDAARHLESLAADLETAYDVPCEVVIAGDHGRSAGLVLRTARELRCDLIVTPYAERESGGLSTFINGLFDSEIDVIAFRSNGTRRRRWRNSLVAVRGAGDTARAMLDFAIRVTDTGRTVSVCTCIDSESRRRTAESTLADLVDAFPGRFETHVATASVESYLSRTAPRYDVCFVGSSTDRSAASRFVSPPTFRKLSDLEADVAIVHRGRHR, from the coding sequence ATGCTCGAGGGAGCGCGAGCGTGGCTTCGCGGGGTCGCGAGACGGCTCCGACGGCTCGAGCGACGGGAACTCGATTCCTTCCGTCGGTGGCTCGAGCACACCGGAAACCTCCTCCACCTCTCGGTGCTCGTCTTCGTCCCGCTGTTGATCGCGGCGGTGACCTGGCTGGCGAACGCGAGCGCCGCGATCTCGTTTCTGGTGTTCCCGCCGCTCGCATCCGGAACGTACACGCTCTTTTCCGATCCCGAGGGAAAGTATTCGACGCCCTGGAAGTTCGTCGGCGGGATGACGGCCGGAGCGTGCTGTGGCTGGCTCGCGCTGGCGCTGTCGGCCGCCGCCGGTCTCGACGGCGGCGGCGTCAGCGCAGCCGGTGCCGCCGTCGGGGTCTTCTTCACCGGTGGCTGTACCTGGGCGCTCGACCTCGAGGAGCCGACGGCGTTTTCGACCGCGCTGCTCGTGCTCGTGACCGGGAACGCGCAGGTAGCCTACGTCCTCGGGATCGTCGTCTCGAGTGCGTTCGTCGCGGCCGCTTTCGTCGTCTGGCGGGATCGCTTCTACGAACAGCGTGCCCGCTATCTCTACGGGACGATGGGCGGGGACGATCACGTCCTCGTCCCGATGGACGACGGCGACGAGACCGTCGCTCGCTTCGCCGCATCGATCGCCGGCGCACACGACGCTGGAAAGGTCGTTCTCCTGGATATCGTCGACGAGACCGACGCCGAGCAGCGGCGTCCCGACGCCCACGAGGACGAGCGACGAGGCGAAACGGATCCAGCCGAACAGGCGGCCACCGACGCCGCTCGTCACCTCGAGTCGCTCGCGGCCGATCTCGAGACTGCATACGACGTTCCCTGTGAGGTCGTCATCGCGGGTGACCACGGACGCTCGGCCGGACTCGTCCTCCGGACCGCGCGAGAACTGCGCTGTGATCTCATCGTCACACCGTACGCCGAACGCGAGAGCGGCGGTCTCTCGACGTTCATCAACGGGTTATTCGACAGCGAGATCGACGTGATCGCCTTCCGGTCGAACGGCACTCGCCGGCGACGATGGCGGAACAGCCTCGTCGCAGTCCGGGGTGCCGGCGACACTGCCCGCGCGATGCTCGACTTCGCGATCCGGGTGACCGACACCGGCCGGACGGTCAGCGTCTGTACCTGTATCGACAGCGAATCGCGCCGCCGCACGGCCGAGAGTACGCTTGCGGACCTCGTCGATGCGTTCCCTGGCCGCTTCGAGACCCACGTCGCCACCGCGTCGGTCGAATCCTACCTCTCGCGGACCGCACCACGGTACGACGTCTGTTTCGTCGGCTCGAGTACGGACCGGTCGGCCGCCTCCCGATTCGTCTCCCCGCCGACGTTCCGGAAACTCAGCGATCTCGAGGCCGACGTCGCGATCGTCCATCGGGGTCGGCATCGATAG
- the deoC gene encoding deoxyribose-phosphate aldolase, whose protein sequence is MDRSELAPRIDHTVLGPETTPADVRSALEEATNYGMNACIPPYAVELATEYAPDVTLATVIGFPHGQHAPGVKRREGVTAWQAGADELDVVINVGRLKAGDTAAVREELAELVAAVPIPVKVIVETALLTDAEKRRACEAAQAADAAMVKTSTGFASVPSEAQRANGEAASAGATVADVALMAEYLPVKASGGIGSYDDAMAMLEAGADRIGASSGVAILEGAPE, encoded by the coding sequence ATGGATCGCAGCGAACTCGCTCCCCGGATCGACCACACCGTTCTGGGCCCCGAGACGACCCCCGCCGACGTTCGGAGCGCCCTTGAGGAAGCAACGAACTACGGCATGAACGCCTGTATCCCTCCGTACGCAGTCGAACTCGCGACCGAGTACGCCCCCGACGTGACCCTGGCGACGGTGATCGGCTTCCCGCACGGCCAGCACGCTCCCGGGGTGAAACGCAGGGAGGGGGTCACGGCCTGGCAAGCGGGCGCGGACGAACTCGACGTGGTCATCAACGTGGGCCGGCTGAAAGCGGGCGATACCGCCGCGGTCAGGGAGGAACTCGCGGAACTGGTCGCCGCGGTCCCGATCCCGGTCAAGGTGATCGTCGAAACCGCGCTCCTGACCGACGCCGAGAAACGACGGGCCTGCGAGGCCGCCCAGGCCGCCGACGCGGCGATGGTCAAGACCTCGACCGGCTTCGCCAGCGTTCCATCGGAAGCCCAACGTGCGAACGGCGAAGCCGCGAGCGCCGGCGCGACCGTCGCGGACGTCGCACTCATGGCCGAGTACCTCCCCGTCAAGGCCAGCGGCGGCATCGGGAGCTACGACGACGCCATGGCCATGCTCGAGGCCGGTGCCGACCGGATCGGTGCCTCGAGCGGCGTGGCGATCCTCGAGGGTGCACCGGAATAA
- a CDS encoding DUF63 family protein, with protein sequence MVLPEGFVVPPWYLLVPVIVVLAGVISLLWTLEPPVTDRTVIAFAPWMMFGATLHVLYKMAAFPASIEPLFTAPMVYAVTAVLAGLVWIVAVFLHVGGLQRTTHRFVGIAGTAFFSVFAMLALIRSFESGTFEPFWPVISVVVAGIVTAITWVAVSLWFTDIAATTSATGALVVFGHTLDGVTTAVGYDVLAAGETVPVSLLLLEAGAALPTAEYVGAGWLFVFVKVVLAVVILGLFREYVDEQPRQARTILALVAAVGLGPAVHNVLLFTVA encoded by the coding sequence ATGGTATTACCCGAGGGGTTCGTCGTCCCGCCGTGGTACCTCCTGGTTCCGGTCATCGTGGTTCTCGCCGGTGTCATCTCGCTGCTGTGGACGCTCGAGCCGCCGGTGACCGACCGGACGGTTATCGCGTTCGCACCGTGGATGATGTTCGGCGCGACGCTGCACGTCCTCTACAAGATGGCCGCGTTCCCGGCGAGTATCGAGCCACTGTTTACCGCACCGATGGTCTACGCCGTCACGGCGGTCCTCGCCGGACTCGTCTGGATCGTCGCCGTGTTCCTCCACGTCGGCGGACTCCAGCGAACGACCCACCGGTTCGTCGGCATCGCCGGAACGGCGTTTTTCTCGGTCTTCGCGATGCTCGCACTGATTCGCAGCTTCGAAAGCGGGACCTTCGAGCCGTTCTGGCCGGTTATCTCCGTCGTCGTCGCCGGTATCGTCACCGCGATCACCTGGGTCGCAGTGAGCCTCTGGTTTACCGATATCGCCGCGACCACGAGCGCGACGGGCGCGCTCGTCGTCTTCGGGCATACCCTCGATGGGGTCACGACCGCGGTCGGCTACGACGTCCTCGCGGCCGGCGAGACCGTTCCGGTCTCGCTGTTGCTCCTCGAGGCCGGCGCGGCCCTGCCGACTGCCGAATACGTCGGGGCCGGCTGGCTGTTCGTCTTCGTCAAGGTCGTCCTCGCAGTGGTCATCCTCGGGCTGTTCCGGGAGTACGTCGACGAACAGCCACGGCAGGCCCGAACGATACTCGCGCTCGTCGCCGCTGTCGGGCTCGGGCCGGCCGTTCACAACGTCCTGTTGTTCACTGTGGCCTGA
- a CDS encoding carbohydrate kinase family protein has protein sequence MNQVTVLTAGHVNWDVTLRVDRLPEPDGEASIRSQRGSGGGSAANVAAALAGLEVETGLIGSVGDDDNGLLARRELEGAGVSLGGLRVVEGAETVVKYLLVDETGSVAVLGNDGVNEAVTPGDLEPARIRAADHVHLTGQRPDTAAAIAQVASEAGITVSFDPGRRLGDRDYGDALALADVVFVTDREATALLETDPIGGGVDDRVVVVTCGADGAEAYTPDGAVVHAGFDVEPVDTAGAGDAFAAGFLATWLEDGDIDRALAYGNACGALTASRAGARSRLTATAVERVFTD, from the coding sequence ATGAATCAGGTCACGGTACTTACTGCCGGCCACGTCAACTGGGACGTGACCCTTCGCGTCGATCGGCTCCCGGAACCCGACGGCGAAGCGTCGATCCGCTCACAACGCGGGTCCGGGGGTGGCAGCGCCGCCAACGTCGCCGCCGCACTCGCCGGCCTCGAGGTCGAGACCGGGCTGATCGGCAGCGTCGGTGACGACGACAACGGCCTGCTCGCCCGCCGAGAACTCGAGGGTGCGGGGGTCTCCCTCGGGGGGCTCCGCGTGGTCGAGGGAGCCGAAACGGTAGTCAAGTACCTGCTCGTCGACGAGACGGGGTCGGTCGCGGTGCTCGGCAACGACGGCGTCAACGAAGCCGTCACCCCTGGGGACCTCGAGCCGGCTCGGATTCGAGCGGCCGACCACGTCCACCTCACGGGGCAACGCCCCGACACCGCCGCTGCGATCGCCCAGGTCGCGAGCGAGGCCGGAATCACCGTCAGTTTCGATCCCGGCCGCCGGCTCGGGGACCGAGACTACGGCGACGCGCTCGCACTCGCCGACGTCGTCTTCGTGACCGATCGGGAAGCCACGGCGCTCCTGGAGACCGATCCGATAGGCGGGGGCGTCGACGACCGGGTCGTCGTCGTCACGTGCGGTGCCGATGGCGCGGAAGCGTACACGCCGGACGGTGCCGTCGTCCACGCGGGATTCGACGTCGAGCCGGTCGATACGGCCGGTGCGGGCGACGCCTTCGCCGCGGGGTTTCTCGCGACGTGGCTCGAGGACGGGGATATCGACCGTGCACTCGCGTACGGGAACGCCTGTGGTGCGCTGACCGCGAGCCGTGCCGGTGCGCGGAGCAGGCTGACGGCCACGGCGGTCGAGCGCGTTTTCACGGATTGA
- a CDS encoding HalOD1 output domain-containing protein, with protein MTEGRVTHSHGCGHGRPVRYERRSDESPSIAAATALAQYYGDDVTAASTQLYDYIDPDALDSLFAETNRGRSRSTGIVEFEIDDATVTVRPDRVEVCPVQ; from the coding sequence ATGACGGAAGGAAGGGTAACTCACTCCCACGGATGTGGCCACGGACGGCCCGTCCGATACGAGCGACGATCGGACGAATCGCCGAGTATCGCCGCTGCAACCGCACTGGCTCAGTATTACGGCGACGACGTTACTGCGGCCAGTACGCAGTTGTACGACTACATCGACCCCGATGCACTCGACAGCCTCTTCGCCGAGACGAACCGCGGTCGGTCCAGATCGACGGGGATCGTCGAGTTCGAGATCGACGACGCGACGGTCACGGTCCGACCCGATCGCGTCGAGGTGTGTCCGGTCCAGTGA
- a CDS encoding nucleoside phosphorylase: protein MATQPHLLVDDGDLTDIALIPGDPGRVDRIADHCDESTTIAQNREYKVVNATYGGRELTICSTGIGCPSAAIAIEELAAVGVETFVRVGTTGALQSEIEIGDMIVATGAAKNEGTSKRYEAAEYPAVPDYDVLSALVDAAEANDEDVHVGPIASDDAYYAETDDAVDDWEAAGMLSVEMEAAAVFSLARRKGLRAGAICTVDGNLVEGTQKGTDTEDDELPEKAKNNVGRAIDLSLEAATEL, encoded by the coding sequence ATGGCGACCCAACCACACCTGCTGGTCGACGACGGCGATCTGACGGATATCGCGCTCATTCCGGGCGATCCGGGACGGGTCGATCGCATCGCCGACCACTGCGACGAGTCGACGACGATCGCACAGAACCGCGAATACAAGGTCGTCAACGCCACCTACGGGGGCCGAGAGCTGACCATCTGTTCGACGGGGATCGGCTGTCCCTCCGCGGCGATCGCGATCGAAGAACTGGCCGCCGTCGGCGTCGAGACGTTCGTTCGCGTCGGAACGACCGGGGCACTCCAGTCGGAGATCGAGATCGGCGACATGATCGTCGCGACCGGCGCGGCGAAAAACGAGGGGACGAGCAAGCGCTACGAAGCCGCCGAGTACCCCGCGGTGCCGGACTACGACGTGTTGTCGGCGCTCGTCGACGCCGCCGAAGCGAACGACGAAGACGTCCACGTCGGGCCGATCGCGTCCGACGACGCTTACTACGCCGAGACTGACGACGCCGTCGACGACTGGGAAGCCGCCGGTATGCTGTCGGTCGAGATGGAAGCCGCCGCGGTCTTCTCGCTGGCCCGGCGCAAGGGGTTGCGCGCCGGCGCGATCTGTACCGTCGACGGCAACCTCGTCGAAGGCACGCAGAAGGGTACCGACACGGAAGACGACGAACTCCCCGAGAAAGCGAAGAACAACGTCGGCCGCGCGATCGATCTCTCGCTCGAGGCCGCGACCGAACTCTGA